Proteins encoded together in one Micromonospora kangleipakensis window:
- the galT gene encoding galactose-1-phosphate uridylyltransferase, translated as MKRTQIELADGRELIYFDERDDAVRDQPDRRELPPPPPASQLRYDPLTDEWVAVAVHRQTRTFLPPADQCPLCPSTADRLSEIPAPDYDVAVFENRFPSLSQRVAEEPAEITPFTPVRPGRGRCEVVCFTDDHNASFASLPPRRVRTVLDVLADRTAALGELPGVEQIFPFENRGVEIGVTLHHPHGQIYAYPFVSPRTRSLLTAARRHAERTGGNLYADVLAAERAAGERVVASNEHWTAYVPAAARWPFEVHVAPHRPVPDIPALDDAERDAFGPLYLDVLRRFDGLFDLPMPYIAAWHQAPVRIDRELGHLHLQLFTIRRAKDKLKYLAGSESGMGVFINDIAPERAAELLRAA; from the coding sequence GTGAAGCGTACGCAGATCGAGCTGGCCGACGGCCGTGAGCTGATCTACTTCGACGAGCGGGACGACGCGGTCCGCGACCAGCCGGACCGGCGCGAGCTGCCCCCGCCGCCGCCCGCCTCCCAGCTGCGCTACGACCCGCTCACCGACGAGTGGGTGGCGGTGGCGGTGCACCGGCAGACCCGCACCTTCCTGCCCCCGGCCGACCAGTGCCCGCTCTGCCCGTCGACCGCCGACCGGCTCAGCGAGATCCCGGCCCCCGACTACGACGTGGCGGTCTTCGAGAACCGCTTCCCGTCGCTGAGTCAGCGGGTGGCCGAGGAGCCGGCGGAGATCACCCCGTTCACCCCCGTCCGGCCGGGGCGCGGCCGGTGCGAGGTGGTCTGCTTCACCGACGACCACAACGCCTCCTTCGCGAGCCTGCCGCCGCGCCGGGTGCGGACCGTGCTGGACGTGCTCGCCGACCGGACCGCCGCGCTGGGCGAGCTGCCCGGGGTGGAGCAGATCTTCCCGTTCGAGAACCGGGGCGTGGAGATCGGCGTGACCCTGCACCACCCGCACGGCCAGATCTACGCGTACCCGTTCGTCTCGCCGCGGACCCGGTCGCTGCTGACCGCCGCGCGGCGGCACGCCGAGCGGACCGGCGGCAACCTCTACGCCGACGTGCTCGCCGCCGAGCGGGCCGCCGGGGAGCGGGTGGTGGCGAGCAACGAGCACTGGACGGCGTACGTCCCGGCGGCCGCCCGGTGGCCGTTCGAGGTGCACGTCGCCCCGCACCGGCCGGTGCCGGACATCCCGGCGCTCGACGACGCCGAGCGGGACGCCTTCGGGCCGCTCTACCTGGACGTGCTGCGCCGCTTCGACGGGCTGTTCGACCTGCCCATGCCGTACATCGCGGCCTGGCACCAGGCGCCGGTGCGGATCGACCGCGAGCTGGGGCACCTGCACCTGCAGCTGTTCACCATCCGGCGCGCCAAGGACAAGCTGAAGTACCTGGCCGGCTCGGAGTCCGGCATGGGCGTCTTCATCAACGACATCGCCCCCGAACGCGCCGCGGAGCTGCTCCGGGCGGCGTGA
- a CDS encoding ABC transporter permease, with translation MSTISWITARGLFGRRRFLMLLPLPLVLVALAVLCRSLGVDPGQWGPPVLVGLGLAVVLPVVALIVGTGVLGAEIDDGTVVHILTKPLPRWQIVLPKLAVAVGVSAVTVAVPLYVAGVLAHSVRLGLALAAASALGALAYSALFLALSLVTRRPVLLGLVYVLIWEGLLGNFVSGTKVLSIQQWVIALADRMAPTELLSTTVSVPVAGVLTALVSVGFTVLAIDRLRSFSVAGETS, from the coding sequence ATGTCGACCATTTCCTGGATCACCGCGCGCGGGCTCTTCGGCCGCCGCCGGTTCCTGATGCTGCTGCCCCTGCCGCTCGTGCTGGTGGCGTTGGCGGTGCTCTGCCGGTCGCTGGGGGTGGACCCGGGCCAGTGGGGGCCGCCGGTGCTGGTCGGTCTCGGCCTGGCCGTGGTGCTGCCGGTGGTGGCGCTGATCGTCGGCACCGGCGTGCTCGGCGCCGAGATCGACGACGGGACGGTGGTGCACATCCTCACCAAGCCGCTGCCCCGCTGGCAGATCGTGCTGCCGAAGCTGGCGGTGGCCGTCGGGGTCAGCGCGGTCACCGTCGCCGTCCCGCTCTACGTCGCGGGCGTGCTCGCCCATTCGGTACGCCTCGGCTTGGCGCTCGCCGCTGCCTCGGCGCTCGGCGCGTTGGCGTACTCGGCGCTGTTCCTGGCGCTCAGCCTGGTCACCCGGCGGCCGGTCCTGCTCGGCCTGGTCTACGTGCTGATCTGGGAGGGGCTGCTCGGCAACTTCGTCAGCGGCACGAAGGTGCTCTCGATCCAGCAGTGGGTGATCGCCCTCGCCGACCGGATGGCCCCGACGGAGCTGCTCTCCACCACGGTCTCCGTCCCGGTGGCCGGGGTGCTCACCGCCCTGGTCAGCGTCGGCTTCACCGTCCTGGCGATCGACCGGCTCCGCTCGTTCAGCGTGGCCGGCGAGACGAGCTGA
- the valS gene encoding valine--tRNA ligase: protein MSDTARTARAGVPERPTLDGIEETWARRWQEDGTYAFDRAKERSDVYAIDTPPPTVSGELHMGHVFSYTHTDTVARFQRMRGRTVFYPMGWDDNGLPTERRVQNVYGVRCDPALPYDPSWVPPAAPVSEAARKDPTPISRRNFIELCELLTVADEEVFEALWRRLGLSVDWSLTYTTIGHVARATSQRAFLRNLARGEAYQAEAPTLWDVGFATAVAQAELEDRERPGAYHRLRFTGPDGREVLIDTTRPELLPACVALVCHPDDERYADLVGTAVRTPVFGVEVPVRAHPLADPAKGTGIAMVCTFGDLTDVTWWRDLGLETRVVIGRDGRLLPEPPAGVPAEPYAALAGQTVNGARRTIVQLLADAGDLVGEPREITHPVKFYERGDRPLEIVSTRQWYLRNGGRDAGLREELLARGRELRWVPEHMRHRYEHWVAGLTGDWLVSRQRFFGVPVPVWYRLDDVGEPDWSQPLTPAESRLPVDPSSEPPPGFDESQRGVPGGFVGDPDVLDTWATSSLTPQIIGGWETDPDLFRRVFPMDLRPQGHDIIRTWLFSTVLRSHLEHGVLPWRDVELSGWILDPDRKKMSKSKGNVVTPMGLLEQHGSDAVRYWAASGKPGMDLAFDPAQIKVGRRLATKLLNASRFALGLGAADALRAAATEPLDTAMLAELSGLVATATTAFDGYDHTAALQATESFFWRFCDDYIELVKERAYGTGPGADSARAALATALSVQLRLFAPMLPYVTEEVWSWWRYGSVHRSTWPTTYEVGRAVQAPGDPELLRLAADALSQVRRAKSERKLSMKAEVPLAEALGPAALLDQLTLVADDLRAAGRIAKLDLLPDRTPELVIACAF, encoded by the coding sequence ATGAGCGATACGGCGAGGACGGCCCGCGCCGGCGTCCCCGAGCGTCCGACCCTGGACGGCATCGAGGAGACCTGGGCGCGCCGCTGGCAGGAGGACGGCACGTACGCGTTCGACCGGGCGAAGGAGCGCTCGGACGTGTACGCGATCGACACCCCGCCGCCGACGGTATCCGGCGAGCTGCACATGGGACACGTCTTCTCGTACACGCACACCGACACTGTGGCCCGCTTCCAGCGGATGCGCGGCCGGACGGTCTTCTACCCGATGGGCTGGGACGACAACGGCCTGCCCACCGAGCGCCGGGTGCAGAACGTGTACGGGGTGCGCTGCGACCCGGCCCTGCCGTACGACCCGTCCTGGGTGCCGCCCGCCGCCCCGGTGAGTGAGGCGGCCCGGAAGGACCCGACCCCGATCTCCCGGCGCAACTTCATCGAGCTGTGCGAGCTGCTGACGGTCGCCGACGAGGAGGTCTTCGAGGCGCTGTGGCGGCGGCTCGGGCTGTCGGTGGACTGGTCGCTGACGTACACCACGATCGGCCACGTCGCCCGGGCCACCAGCCAGCGGGCGTTCCTACGCAACCTGGCCCGGGGTGAGGCGTACCAGGCGGAGGCGCCGACCCTCTGGGACGTCGGGTTCGCCACCGCGGTCGCCCAGGCGGAGCTGGAGGACCGGGAGCGGCCCGGGGCGTACCACCGGCTGCGGTTCACCGGGCCGGACGGGCGCGAGGTGCTGATCGACACCACTCGGCCCGAGCTGCTGCCGGCCTGCGTGGCGCTGGTCTGCCACCCCGACGACGAGCGGTACGCGGACCTGGTCGGCACGGCCGTGCGTACCCCGGTCTTCGGGGTCGAGGTGCCGGTGCGCGCGCATCCGCTGGCGGACCCGGCCAAGGGCACGGGCATCGCGATGGTCTGCACGTTCGGCGACCTGACCGACGTGACCTGGTGGCGGGACCTGGGCCTGGAGACCCGGGTGGTGATCGGCCGGGACGGTCGGCTGCTGCCCGAGCCGCCGGCCGGCGTGCCGGCCGAGCCCTACGCGGCGCTGGCCGGGCAGACGGTCAACGGCGCCCGCCGGACCATCGTCCAGCTGCTGGCCGACGCGGGCGACCTGGTCGGCGAGCCGCGCGAGATCACCCACCCGGTGAAGTTCTACGAGCGCGGCGACCGGCCGCTGGAGATCGTCTCGACCCGGCAGTGGTACCTGCGCAACGGCGGCCGGGACGCCGGCCTGCGCGAGGAACTGCTGGCCCGGGGCCGCGAGCTGCGCTGGGTGCCGGAGCACATGAGGCACCGGTACGAGCACTGGGTGGCCGGGCTGACCGGCGACTGGCTGGTCAGCCGGCAGCGCTTCTTCGGGGTGCCGGTGCCGGTGTGGTACCGGCTCGACGACGTTGGCGAGCCGGACTGGTCCCAGCCTCTCACACCGGCCGAGTCGAGGCTGCCGGTCGACCCGTCCAGCGAGCCGCCGCCCGGCTTCGACGAGTCGCAGCGCGGCGTGCCGGGCGGCTTCGTCGGCGACCCGGACGTGCTGGACACCTGGGCCACCTCGTCGCTGACCCCGCAGATCATCGGCGGGTGGGAGACCGACCCGGACCTGTTCCGCCGGGTCTTCCCGATGGACCTGCGCCCGCAGGGCCACGACATCATCCGGACCTGGCTCTTCTCCACCGTGCTCCGCTCCCACCTGGAGCACGGGGTGCTGCCCTGGCGGGACGTCGAACTCTCCGGTTGGATCCTCGACCCGGACCGGAAGAAGATGTCCAAGTCCAAGGGGAACGTGGTCACCCCGATGGGCCTGCTGGAGCAGCACGGCTCCGACGCGGTCCGGTACTGGGCCGCCAGCGGCAAGCCCGGGATGGACCTGGCCTTCGACCCGGCGCAGATCAAGGTGGGCCGGCGGCTCGCCACCAAGCTGCTCAACGCCTCCCGGTTCGCCCTGGGGCTGGGCGCCGCGGACGCGTTGCGCGCCGCGGCCACCGAGCCGCTGGACACCGCCATGCTCGCCGAACTCTCCGGCCTGGTCGCCACCGCGACCACCGCCTTCGACGGGTACGACCACACCGCGGCGTTGCAGGCCACCGAATCGTTCTTCTGGCGGTTCTGCGACGACTACATCGAGCTGGTGAAGGAGCGCGCCTACGGCACCGGGCCGGGCGCCGACTCGGCCCGGGCGGCGCTGGCCACCGCGCTCTCGGTGCAGCTGCGGCTCTTCGCGCCGATGCTGCCGTACGTGACCGAGGAGGTCTGGTCCTGGTGGCGGTACGGCTCGGTGCACCGGTCGACCTGGCCGACGACGTACGAGGTGGGGCGGGCCGTCCAGGCTCCCGGTGACCCGGAGCTGCTACGGCTGGCCGCCGACGCGCTCAGCCAGGTGCGCCGGGCCAAGTCGGAACGGAAGCTGTCGATGAAGGCGGAGGTGCCGCTGGCCGAGGCGCTCGGCCCCGCCGCCCTGCTCGACCAGCTCACCCTCGTCGCCGACGACCTCCGCGCCGCGGGCCGGATCGCCAAGCTCGACCTGCTCCCCGACCGCACCCCGGAGCTCGTCATCGCCTGCGCGTTCTGA
- a CDS encoding NADP-dependent isocitrate dehydrogenase, whose protein sequence is MAKIKVNNPVVEIDGDEMTRIIWKQIREQLILPYLDVDLHYYDLSIQHRDETDDQVTVDAANAIKQHGVGVKCATITPDEARVEEFGLKKMWRSPNGTIRNILGGVVFREPIIMSNVPRLVPGWTKPIIIGRHAHGDQYKATDFVVPGPGKVTITYTPADGSAPMEMEVANFPGGGIAMGMYNFDESIRDFARASFRYGLDRNYPVYLSTKNTILKAYDGRFKDIFAEVFENEFKAEFDAAGITYEHRLIDDMVAAALKWEGGYVWACKNYDGDVQSDTVAQGFGSLGLMTSVLLSPDGRTVEAEAAHGTVTRHYRQWQKGEKTSTNPIASIYAWTRGLAHRGKLDGTPAVTEFANTLEQVIVDTVEGGQMTKDLALLISRDAPWLTTDEFMNALDENLARKINA, encoded by the coding sequence ATGGCGAAGATCAAGGTAAACAACCCGGTCGTGGAGATCGACGGCGACGAGATGACCCGGATCATCTGGAAGCAGATCCGGGAGCAGCTGATCCTGCCCTACCTCGACGTCGACCTGCACTACTACGACCTGTCGATCCAGCACCGCGACGAGACCGACGACCAGGTCACCGTCGACGCCGCCAACGCCATCAAGCAGCACGGCGTGGGCGTCAAGTGCGCGACGATCACCCCGGACGAGGCCCGGGTCGAGGAGTTCGGCCTGAAGAAGATGTGGCGGTCGCCGAACGGCACCATCCGCAACATCCTCGGCGGCGTCGTCTTCCGCGAGCCGATCATCATGTCCAACGTGCCGCGGCTGGTCCCGGGCTGGACCAAGCCGATCATCATCGGCCGGCACGCCCACGGTGACCAGTACAAGGCCACCGACTTCGTGGTCCCCGGCCCGGGCAAGGTGACCATCACCTACACCCCGGCCGACGGCTCCGCCCCGATGGAGATGGAGGTCGCCAACTTCCCCGGCGGCGGCATCGCCATGGGCATGTACAACTTCGACGAGTCGATCCGGGACTTCGCCCGCGCCTCGTTCCGCTACGGCCTGGACCGCAACTACCCGGTCTACCTGTCCACCAAGAACACCATCCTCAAGGCGTACGACGGCCGGTTCAAGGACATCTTCGCCGAGGTGTTCGAGAACGAGTTCAAGGCCGAGTTCGACGCCGCCGGCATCACCTACGAGCACCGGCTGATCGACGACATGGTCGCCGCCGCGCTCAAGTGGGAGGGCGGCTACGTCTGGGCCTGCAAGAACTACGACGGTGACGTGCAGTCCGACACCGTCGCGCAGGGCTTCGGCTCGCTCGGCCTGATGACCTCCGTCCTGCTCTCTCCGGACGGCCGCACCGTCGAGGCCGAGGCCGCGCACGGCACGGTCACCCGGCACTACCGGCAGTGGCAGAAGGGCGAGAAGACCTCGACGAACCCGATCGCCTCGATCTACGCCTGGACCCGGGGCCTGGCCCACCGGGGCAAGCTGGACGGCACCCCGGCGGTCACCGAGTTCGCCAACACCCTGGAGCAGGTCATCGTCGACACCGTCGAGGGTGGCCAGATGACCAAGGACCTCGCGCTGCTCATCTCGCGCGACGCCCCGTGGCTGACCACCGACGAGTTCATGAACGCGCTCGACGAGAACCTGGCGCGCAAGATCAACGCCTGA
- a CDS encoding ABC transporter ATP-binding protein, whose protein sequence is MTTLSASPEAAAPTTAASTLDLAGVSRWYGNVVAVNDVTMRLGPGVTGLLGPNGAGKTTLLHMMAGFLAPSRGAVTLDGEPTWRNPGVYRRLGLVSEREAVHSFLTAYEFVLASAKLHRLPDPEAAARRAIALVEMADAQDRRIGTYSKGMRQRTRVAAALVHDPQVLLLDEPFNGMDPRQRLHMMQLLHRLGDAGRTILFSSHILEEVEQVSGTVQVMVAGRLAASGDFRTIRRLMTNRPHVFAVRSTDDRALAVALMAEVSVTGVELDRSGLTVRAGDYGAFTRALPKIALAHGIRVRQLTPEDESLESVFSYLVEA, encoded by the coding sequence ATGACCACGCTCAGCGCCAGCCCGGAGGCGGCTGCCCCGACCACCGCCGCCAGCACCCTCGACCTGGCCGGCGTCTCCCGCTGGTACGGCAACGTGGTGGCGGTCAACGATGTCACCATGCGGCTCGGCCCGGGGGTGACTGGCCTGCTCGGCCCGAACGGGGCCGGCAAGACCACCCTGCTGCACATGATGGCCGGGTTCCTCGCCCCCTCGCGGGGCGCGGTGACCCTGGACGGGGAGCCGACCTGGCGCAACCCGGGCGTCTACCGGCGGCTGGGCCTGGTGAGCGAGCGGGAGGCGGTGCACAGCTTCCTCACCGCGTACGAGTTCGTGCTGGCCAGCGCCAAGCTGCACCGGCTGCCCGACCCGGAGGCGGCGGCCCGGCGGGCGATCGCCCTGGTCGAGATGGCCGACGCGCAGGACCGGCGGATCGGCACGTACTCCAAGGGCATGCGGCAGCGGACCCGGGTCGCCGCGGCGCTGGTCCACGACCCGCAGGTGCTGTTGCTCGACGAGCCGTTCAACGGGATGGACCCGCGCCAGCGGCTGCACATGATGCAGCTGCTGCACCGCCTGGGCGACGCCGGCCGGACCATCCTGTTCAGCTCGCACATCCTGGAGGAGGTCGAGCAGGTCTCCGGCACCGTCCAGGTGATGGTGGCCGGCCGGCTCGCCGCCTCCGGCGACTTCCGCACCATCCGCCGGCTGATGACCAACCGGCCGCACGTGTTCGCGGTCCGCTCCACCGACGACCGGGCGCTGGCCGTGGCGCTGATGGCCGAGGTCTCGGTCACCGGCGTCGAACTGGACCGGTCCGGCCTGACCGTGCGGGCGGGTGACTACGGCGCCTTCACCCGGGCACTGCCGAAGATCGCGCTCGCCCACGGCATTCGGGTCCGGCAGTTGACCCCCGAGGACGAGTCCCTGGAGAGCGTCTTCTCCTACCTGGTGGAGGCCTGA
- a CDS encoding DeoR/GlpR family DNA-binding transcription regulator codes for MLARQRQTAILERVRSAGGVRVTDLAAEFGVSDMTIRRDLETLHEQGLLAKVHGGATLAGPGSTDEPGFHAKLVRQSAEKAAIAARAAELVGPGAAIALSAGTTTAELARRLVDVPGLTVVTNSLPVAEVLHVGGRPDQTVVLTGGVRTPSDALVGPLAVAAIGSLHLDLLFLGVHGISERAGFTTPNLMEADTDRALVAAADRLVVLADHTKWGTVGISSIVGLAAADVLVTDDRLAPDARRVLDEKVGELVIVPGTGRPTGKAAE; via the coding sequence ATGCTGGCGCGGCAGCGGCAGACGGCCATCCTGGAGCGGGTCCGCAGCGCCGGCGGCGTGCGGGTCACCGACCTGGCCGCCGAGTTCGGCGTCTCCGACATGACCATCCGGCGGGATCTGGAGACGCTGCACGAGCAGGGCCTCCTCGCCAAGGTGCACGGCGGCGCCACGCTGGCCGGCCCGGGCTCCACCGACGAGCCCGGCTTCCACGCCAAGTTGGTCCGCCAGTCGGCGGAGAAGGCGGCGATCGCCGCCCGCGCCGCCGAGCTGGTCGGCCCCGGCGCCGCGATCGCCCTGTCCGCCGGTACGACCACCGCCGAGCTGGCCCGCCGCCTGGTCGACGTGCCGGGGCTGACCGTGGTGACCAACTCGCTGCCGGTGGCCGAGGTCCTGCACGTGGGCGGACGACCGGACCAGACCGTGGTGCTCACCGGCGGCGTCCGTACGCCCTCCGACGCGCTGGTCGGCCCGCTGGCCGTGGCGGCGATCGGGTCGCTCCACCTGGACCTGCTCTTCCTCGGCGTGCACGGGATCAGCGAACGGGCCGGCTTCACCACGCCGAACCTGATGGAGGCGGACACCGACCGGGCCCTGGTGGCGGCCGCCGACCGGCTGGTCGTCCTCGCCGACCACACCAAGTGGGGCACCGTGGGGATCTCCTCCATCGTCGGCCTGGCCGCCGCGGACGTGCTGGTCACCGACGACCGGTTGGCACCGGACGCGCGACGGGTGCTCGACGAGAAGGTGGGTGAGCTGGTGATCGTGCCGGGCACGGGGCGGCCCACGGGGAAGGCGGCGGAGTGA
- a CDS encoding ABC transporter ATP-binding protein has protein sequence MTLIATESLTKTYGGGVTALADLTVSVEPGIIGLVGANGAGKSTLIKILLGLLPPTSGRVSVLGLDPTTDPAAVRARVGYMPEHDALPPDLSAAELVTHLGRISGLPRTVARERASEALRHVGLYEERYRPVGGYSTGMKQRVKLAQALVHDPDLLLLDEPTNGLDPAGRDAMLALIHRIGTEFGISVLVCSHLLGEVERICDALVAIDGGRLLRADRIAAMTSATDVLAVEVSEGTDDLAARLAALDLPVAREGRLLLVPLADDATYDLILGAVAELDLPLHRLDQRRHRVAELFATREPSHV, from the coding sequence GTGACACTGATCGCGACCGAGTCGCTGACCAAGACGTACGGAGGTGGGGTCACCGCGTTGGCCGACCTCACGGTGTCGGTCGAGCCGGGGATCATCGGCCTGGTCGGCGCGAACGGCGCCGGCAAGTCGACCCTGATCAAGATCCTGCTCGGCCTGCTCCCGCCCACCAGCGGCCGGGTCTCCGTGCTCGGCCTCGACCCGACCACCGACCCGGCGGCGGTCCGCGCCCGGGTCGGCTACATGCCCGAGCACGACGCCCTCCCGCCGGACCTCTCCGCCGCCGAGCTGGTCACCCACCTGGGCCGGATCAGCGGGCTGCCCCGGACGGTGGCCCGGGAACGGGCCTCCGAGGCGCTGCGCCACGTCGGCCTCTACGAGGAGCGCTACCGCCCGGTCGGTGGCTACTCCACCGGCATGAAGCAGCGGGTCAAGCTCGCCCAGGCCCTGGTGCACGACCCGGACCTGCTGCTCCTCGACGAGCCGACCAACGGTCTCGACCCGGCCGGGCGGGACGCCATGCTCGCCCTGATCCACCGGATCGGCACCGAGTTCGGCATCTCCGTCCTGGTCTGCTCGCACCTGCTCGGCGAGGTGGAGCGGATCTGCGACGCGCTGGTCGCCATCGACGGCGGCCGGCTGCTGCGCGCCGACCGCATCGCCGCGATGACGTCGGCCACCGACGTCCTCGCGGTCGAGGTCAGCGAGGGTACGGACGACCTCGCGGCCCGGCTCGCCGCGCTCGACCTGCCGGTGGCCCGCGAGGGGCGGCTGCTGCTCGTCCCGCTCGCCGACGACGCCACCTACGACCTGATCCTCGGCGCGGTCGCCGAGCTGGACCTGCCACTGCACCGGCTGGACCAGCGCCGGCACCGGGTGGCCGAACTCTTCGCCACGAGGGAGCCCAGCCATGTCTGA
- the cysC gene encoding adenylyl-sulfate kinase, which translates to MSNGWVLPEDVLRDAPAYAPRTSELADLELLLTGAYAPLTGFMTRADLASLSRRGRLADGTPWPVPVTLQVPARLADGLALDDPLRRALVLTDGEGAPVAAMDVTDVWPVRDGTVGVGGAVRRLGDGGHGPFQRLRRGPDEVRALLPPGRVLGVFADRPLHRPQLAQIAHAARTLGAHLLMMIPVGEEATAGVPAEALVRSVFAARDRMPPATVVAVPLVRRRDEISDALLRARVAAAYGVTHLLSTGEMLSGAGLRVLVPRELAYDNRDGQWRWREDIPPRNRRLALTQEEIDDLLDRGFPLPEWHTPPAVAKELVRARPPRRHRGLVVFFTGLSGSGKSTIARGLADALREGGDRTITLLDGDVVRRELSAGLTFSKADRDLNVRRIGWVAAEIARHRGVGICCPIAPYAAARATAREMAHAAGAGFLLVHVATPLEVCEQRDRKGLYARARAGLLTGMTGIDDPYEEPTDADLVVDTTEMTIEEAVQVVMGHLTETGWVEPRLQSA; encoded by the coding sequence ATGAGCAACGGGTGGGTGCTGCCCGAGGACGTGCTGCGGGACGCTCCGGCGTACGCGCCGCGCACCAGTGAACTGGCCGATCTGGAGTTGCTGCTGACCGGGGCGTACGCCCCGCTGACCGGCTTCATGACCCGCGCCGACCTGGCCTCGCTGAGCCGGCGTGGCCGACTCGCCGACGGGACGCCCTGGCCCGTACCGGTGACCCTGCAGGTGCCGGCAAGGCTCGCCGACGGCCTGGCGCTGGACGACCCGCTGCGCCGGGCGCTGGTGCTCACCGACGGCGAGGGCGCTCCGGTGGCCGCGATGGACGTGACCGACGTGTGGCCGGTGCGGGACGGCACGGTGGGCGTGGGCGGCGCGGTCCGCCGGCTCGGCGACGGCGGGCACGGGCCGTTCCAGCGGCTGCGCCGTGGCCCGGACGAGGTCAGGGCGCTGCTGCCCCCGGGCCGGGTGCTCGGGGTCTTCGCCGACCGTCCGCTGCACCGGCCGCAGCTCGCCCAGATCGCGCACGCGGCCCGCACGCTCGGCGCGCACCTGCTGATGATGATCCCGGTGGGCGAGGAGGCGACCGCTGGGGTGCCGGCCGAGGCGCTGGTCCGCAGCGTCTTCGCCGCCCGGGACCGGATGCCCCCGGCCACCGTGGTGGCGGTGCCGCTGGTCCGGCGGCGCGACGAGATCAGCGACGCGCTGCTGCGGGCCCGGGTCGCCGCCGCGTACGGGGTGACCCACCTGCTCTCCACCGGCGAGATGCTCTCCGGCGCGGGCCTGCGGGTGCTGGTCCCCCGCGAGCTGGCCTACGACAACCGGGACGGGCAGTGGCGGTGGCGGGAGGACATCCCGCCGCGCAACCGGCGGCTGGCGCTGACCCAGGAGGAGATCGACGACCTGCTGGACCGAGGCTTCCCGCTGCCCGAGTGGCACACCCCGCCGGCGGTGGCCAAGGAGCTGGTCCGGGCCCGCCCGCCGCGCCGGCACCGGGGCCTGGTGGTCTTCTTCACCGGGCTCTCCGGGTCCGGAAAGTCGACCATCGCCCGCGGCCTGGCGGACGCGCTGCGCGAGGGCGGCGACCGGACGATCACCCTGCTCGACGGGGACGTGGTGCGCCGGGAGCTCTCCGCCGGGCTGACCTTCAGCAAGGCCGACCGGGACCTCAACGTGCGCCGGATCGGCTGGGTGGCCGCCGAGATCGCCCGGCACCGGGGGGTCGGCATCTGCTGCCCGATCGCCCCGTACGCCGCCGCCCGGGCCACCGCCCGGGAGATGGCGCACGCCGCCGGGGCGGGGTTCCTGCTGGTCCACGTCGCCACCCCGCTGGAGGTCTGCGAGCAGCGCGACCGCAAGGGCCTGTACGCCCGCGCCCGGGCCGGCCTGCTCACCGGGATGACCGGCATCGACGACCCGTACGAGGAGCCGACCGACGCCGACCTGGTGGTGGACACCACCGAGATGACGATCGAGGAGGCGGTCCAGGTGGTGATGGGCCACCTGACCGAGACCGGCTGGGTGGAGCCCCGCCTCCAGTCCGCCTGA
- a CDS encoding ABC transporter permease, producing the protein MSEPTGVIHDIGYQRYTGPRLGRRHVFGALYLHGLRTVFGLGRTAKAKIFPWLVVGIVTLVAAGITAVRSQIGEVVMTYAQFADSMSWLVIFFVAVAAPELVSRDLRSGVLPLYFSRPLPRDDYPLAKLLALVSAIWLLLGGPQLVMFLGAAFTTDKGMRGVWDELLDLLPGLLYAGLWAAVFASIGLLVASLTGKRAFAAGGIVAVFLMTTPIVGTLSILPSRTINELAFLASPSTLVGGVGTWALGDLLVPEGRGGGVPIGGFGPVYGVAAVLLVAACVALLLLRYRKVAAR; encoded by the coding sequence ATGTCTGAGCCGACCGGTGTCATCCACGACATCGGCTACCAGCGCTACACCGGTCCCCGGCTGGGCCGCCGGCACGTCTTCGGCGCGCTCTACCTGCACGGCCTGCGGACCGTCTTCGGGTTGGGCCGTACCGCCAAGGCGAAGATCTTCCCCTGGCTGGTGGTCGGCATCGTCACCCTGGTCGCCGCCGGGATCACCGCGGTCCGCAGCCAGATCGGCGAGGTGGTGATGACGTACGCCCAGTTCGCCGACTCGATGAGCTGGCTGGTCATCTTCTTCGTCGCGGTGGCCGCCCCCGAGCTGGTCTCCCGGGATCTGCGCAGCGGCGTGCTGCCGCTGTACTTCTCCCGGCCGCTGCCCCGCGACGACTACCCGCTGGCCAAGCTGCTGGCCCTGGTCAGCGCGATCTGGCTGCTGCTCGGCGGGCCGCAGCTGGTGATGTTCCTCGGCGCCGCGTTCACCACCGACAAGGGCATGCGCGGGGTCTGGGACGAGCTGCTCGACCTGCTGCCCGGCCTGCTCTACGCCGGGCTGTGGGCGGCGGTCTTCGCCTCGATCGGGCTGCTGGTCGCCTCGCTCACCGGCAAGCGCGCCTTCGCCGCCGGCGGGATCGTGGCGGTCTTCCTGATGACCACCCCGATCGTCGGGACGCTGTCGATCCTGCCGTCCCGGACGATCAACGAGCTGGCCTTCCTCGCGTCGCCCTCGACGCTCGTCGGCGGGGTGGGCACCTGGGCGCTCGGTGACCTGCTGGTGCCCGAGGGCCGGGGCGGCGGCGTCCCGATCGGTGGCTTCGGCCCCGTCTACGGGGTGGCCGCCGTCCTGCTGGTCGCCGCCTGCGTCGCCCTGTTGTTGCTGCGATACCGGAAGGTGGCCGCCCGATGA